One segment of Haloplanus natans DSM 17983 DNA contains the following:
- the glnA gene encoding type I glutamate--ammonia ligase, whose amino-acid sequence MTDENTATDGGLTATEQDVIDQIDEKNVDFLRLQFTDILGTVKNVSVPATQAEKAFTEGIYFDGSSIDGFVRIQESDMRLDPDPETFAVLPWRNGDSDGGAAARLICDVVDTSTGEPFSGDPRGVLKDAIERAEEMGYNVNMAPEPEFFLFEEDEDGRATTKTNDAGGYFDLAPKDLASDVRRDIIYGLESMGFDIEASHHEVAQGQHEINFTYDDALSTADNVATFRSVVRAIAAEHDLHATFMPKPIARINGSGMHTHMSLFTEDGENAFHDEDDEFNLSGTAKSYLAGILEHAPAITAIADPTVNSYKRLVPGYEAPVYVAWSDRNRSALIRKPAARVPAASRIELRSPDPSCNPYLAFAAMIHAGLDGIERDLDCPDPVRENIYEFDEAKREEYGITTLPSNLGEAVEAFEEDEVITSAMGDHVAEKFVEAKSQEFGEYIVEVSDWELDRYLEKY is encoded by the coding sequence ATGACGGACGAAAATACGGCGACTGACGGCGGTTTGACGGCGACAGAACAGGACGTAATCGACCAGATCGACGAGAAAAACGTCGACTTCCTCCGGCTTCAGTTCACCGACATCCTCGGGACGGTCAAGAACGTCTCGGTCCCGGCGACGCAGGCCGAGAAAGCGTTCACCGAGGGCATCTACTTCGACGGCTCCTCCATCGACGGCTTCGTCCGGATTCAGGAATCGGACATGCGCCTCGACCCCGACCCGGAGACGTTCGCGGTCCTCCCGTGGCGGAACGGGGACTCCGACGGCGGCGCGGCGGCCCGCCTCATCTGTGACGTGGTCGATACGTCGACCGGCGAGCCGTTCTCGGGCGACCCGCGAGGCGTCCTCAAAGACGCCATCGAGCGCGCCGAGGAGATGGGCTACAACGTGAACATGGCGCCCGAACCCGAGTTCTTCCTGTTCGAGGAAGACGAGGACGGGCGCGCGACGACCAAGACCAACGACGCCGGTGGCTACTTCGACCTCGCGCCCAAGGACCTCGCCTCGGACGTGCGCCGTGACATCATCTACGGCCTGGAGAGCATGGGCTTCGACATCGAGGCCTCCCACCACGAAGTGGCCCAGGGCCAACACGAAATCAACTTCACGTACGACGACGCCCTCTCGACGGCCGACAACGTCGCCACCTTCCGCTCGGTCGTTCGCGCCATCGCGGCGGAACACGACCTCCACGCGACGTTCATGCCCAAGCCCATCGCCCGGATCAACGGCTCGGGAATGCACACCCACATGTCGCTGTTCACCGAGGACGGCGAGAACGCCTTCCACGACGAGGACGACGAGTTCAACCTGAGCGGCACGGCCAAGAGCTACCTCGCGGGCATCCTCGAACACGCGCCGGCCATCACGGCAATCGCCGACCCGACCGTGAACAGCTACAAGCGGCTGGTGCCGGGCTACGAGGCGCCCGTCTACGTCGCCTGGTCCGACCGCAACCGCTCGGCGCTCATCCGCAAGCCGGCCGCGCGCGTCCCGGCGGCTTCGCGGATCGAGCTCCGTTCGCCCGACCCGTCGTGTAACCCCTACCTCGCCTTCGCGGCCATGATCCACGCCGGTCTCGACGGCATCGAGCGAGATCTCGACTGCCCCGACCCAGTCCGCGAGAACATCTACGAGTTCGACGAGGCGAAACGCGAGGAGTACGGCATCACGACGCTGCCGTCGAACCTCGGCGAGGCCGTCGAGGCCTTCGAGGAAGACGAGGTCATCACGAGCGCGATGGGCGACCACGTCGCCGAGAAGTTCGTCGAGGCCAAATCCCAGGAGTTCGGCGAGTACATCGTCGAAGTCTCCGACTGGGAACTCGACCGCTACCTCGAGAAGTACTGA
- the lrp gene encoding HTH-type transcriptional regulator Lrp, which translates to MTYENLDAKLINALLGDGRASLRSLAEELDVSVTTVSNHLRDLEEEGVIEGYTPRVNYGALGYDVTAILQLKVEGSALPGITDRLQEQKQMVSVYEVTGDYDVIAVGKFIDTDGMNEQIKTLLTDADIRESNTSVVLNAVVENKQFDLDVDDE; encoded by the coding sequence ATGACGTACGAAAATCTCGACGCCAAGCTCATCAACGCGCTCCTCGGCGACGGGCGAGCGAGCCTCCGCAGCCTCGCCGAGGAACTCGACGTCTCCGTCACCACCGTCTCGAATCACCTTCGTGACCTCGAAGAGGAGGGCGTCATCGAGGGGTACACGCCGCGGGTCAACTACGGGGCGCTCGGCTACGACGTGACCGCCATCCTGCAGTTGAAAGTGGAGGGGAGCGCCCTGCCGGGCATCACCGACCGCCTCCAGGAACAAAAGCAGATGGTCAGCGTCTACGAAGTGACCGGCGACTACGACGTCATCGCCGTCGGCAAGTTCATCGACACCGACGGGATGAACGAACAGATCAAGACGCTCCTGACCGACGCGGACATCCGTGAATCCAACACCAGCGTCGTCCTCAACGCCGTCGTCGAGAACAAGCAGTTCGACCTCGACGTCGACGACGAGTAA
- a CDS encoding aminopeptidase, whose amino-acid sequence MDPRIRTHAEIIVDHSTRIESGDNVVVSMPAVAEDLAVALHEVLGDRGATPLYINNSERAARAYLRASDDEAFETPSHQLALFEEADAFVIARGGANVSEQSDVTPETNAAYRRAMRPVLDERLGKRWCLTQFPSSGHAQLAGMSTAAYENFVWDAVTLDWDTQREHQARMVEIMDGADEVRITSGDETDVTMSVAGNPTINDYGEHNLPGGEVFTAPVKESVEGYVHFDMPLYRKGTEIAGARLRFENGEVVGHSAERNEDVLTGILETDEGARYLGELGIGMNRSIDQFTYNMLFDEKMGDTVHMAVGNAYADTVGEENVRNESAEHVDMIVDMSEDSTIEVDGEVVQRNGTFVFEDGFE is encoded by the coding sequence ATGGACCCGCGCATTCGGACCCACGCGGAGATCATCGTCGATCACTCGACGCGCATCGAGTCGGGCGACAACGTCGTCGTCAGCATGCCAGCGGTCGCGGAGGACCTCGCCGTTGCCCTCCACGAGGTGCTGGGCGACCGGGGGGCGACCCCGCTCTACATCAACAATTCCGAGCGCGCGGCGCGGGCGTACCTCCGCGCGAGCGACGACGAGGCGTTCGAGACGCCGAGCCACCAGCTCGCCCTCTTCGAGGAGGCGGACGCGTTCGTCATCGCCCGCGGCGGCGCGAACGTGTCCGAGCAAAGCGACGTGACCCCGGAGACCAACGCCGCATACCGCCGAGCGATGCGACCCGTCCTCGACGAGCGACTGGGTAAGCGCTGGTGTCTCACCCAGTTTCCCTCCTCCGGCCACGCCCAACTCGCGGGCATGAGCACCGCGGCCTACGAGAACTTCGTCTGGGACGCCGTCACCCTCGACTGGGACACACAGCGCGAGCATCAGGCGCGGATGGTCGAGATCATGGACGGCGCCGACGAGGTGCGGATCACGAGCGGCGACGAGACGGACGTGACGATGTCGGTGGCGGGCAATCCCACGATCAACGATTACGGCGAGCACAACCTCCCCGGCGGCGAAGTGTTCACCGCGCCGGTCAAAGAGTCGGTGGAGGGCTACGTCCACTTCGACATGCCGCTGTACAGGAAAGGAACGGAAATCGCGGGCGCTCGCCTCCGGTTCGAGAACGGCGAGGTCGTCGGCCACAGCGCCGAGCGCAACGAGGACGTGCTCACGGGGATTCTCGAGACGGACGAGGGCGCGCGCTATCTGGGCGAACTCGGCATCGGGATGAACCGCTCCATCGACCAGTTCACGTACAACATGCTGTTCGACGAGAAGATGGGCGACACCGTCCACATGGCGGTTGGCAACGCCTACGCCGACACCGTCGGCGAGGAGAACGTTCGCAACGAGAGCGCCGAACACGTCGATATGATCGTCGACATGTCCGAGGACTCGACCATCGAGGTTGACGGGGAAGTCGTCCAGCGGAACGGAACCTTCGTCTTCGAAGACGGCTTCGAGTAG
- a CDS encoding GYD domain-containing protein, whose product METVVSLVNYTGEGVQHVDEGPDRLDGAREVVESMGVELTHFFQTMGQYDAVVIMEMPDAETATQGGIAIAGAVRTETLRAFPEAEYRELIDGLP is encoded by the coding sequence ATGGAGACGGTCGTCAGCCTGGTGAACTACACGGGGGAGGGTGTACAGCACGTGGACGAGGGCCCGGACCGCCTCGACGGCGCCCGCGAAGTCGTCGAGTCGATGGGGGTCGAACTGACCCACTTCTTCCAGACGATGGGGCAGTACGACGCCGTCGTGATCATGGAGATGCCGGACGCGGAGACGGCGACGCAGGGTGGCATCGCCATCGCCGGGGCGGTCCGAACCGAGACGCTCCGGGCGTTCCCGGAGGCCGAGTACCGCGAGTTGATCGACGGACTGCCGTAG
- a CDS encoding threonine aldolase family protein: protein MLDIDLRSDTVTRPSDAMRDAARDADVGDDVYRDDPTVNDLERRAAAVVGCEDALFVPTGTMGNQIAAAVHADPGTEVVVDSEAHIVRWELGGLARNAGLQTHTVDAEGGVLTPEQVHAVCHDADLHRPGTGLVCLENTHNARGGLAIPIDRIRAVAEAAGSHGVPVHLDGARLFNACVARGVDPAEMVAPVDSVLFCLSKGLGAPVGSMLCGSESFVDAARRLRKLHGGGMRQAGIVAAPGLLALENRSRLAEDHENAARLAAGLDAIDGLSVPTPETNIVVVDVSAAPFDAGAFVDACAERGVGSGAIDGAHVRFCTHLDVDREDIETALDRIESVVYSSGSM from the coding sequence ATGCTCGACATCGACCTGCGATCGGATACGGTCACCCGCCCCTCCGACGCGATGCGGGATGCGGCCCGCGACGCCGACGTGGGCGACGACGTGTACCGCGACGACCCGACGGTGAACGACCTCGAACGCCGCGCGGCCGCCGTCGTCGGCTGCGAGGACGCCCTCTTCGTCCCGACGGGGACGATGGGCAATCAGATCGCCGCGGCGGTCCACGCCGACCCCGGCACCGAAGTCGTCGTCGACAGCGAGGCACACATCGTCCGCTGGGAACTCGGCGGCCTCGCCCGCAACGCCGGGCTCCAGACGCACACGGTCGACGCCGAGGGTGGGGTCCTCACGCCCGAACAAGTCCACGCCGTCTGTCACGACGCGGACCTCCACCGCCCCGGCACCGGCCTCGTCTGTCTGGAGAACACGCACAACGCCCGCGGCGGCCTCGCGATTCCGATCGACCGGATTCGAGCCGTCGCCGAGGCCGCAGGGTCCCACGGCGTGCCCGTCCACCTCGACGGCGCCCGCCTGTTCAACGCCTGTGTCGCCCGCGGCGTCGACCCCGCGGAGATGGTCGCGCCCGTCGACTCCGTCCTCTTCTGTCTCTCGAAGGGGCTCGGCGCACCCGTCGGCTCGATGCTCTGTGGCAGCGAGTCGTTCGTCGACGCGGCGCGACGGCTCCGCAAACTCCACGGCGGCGGGATGCGACAGGCCGGCATCGTCGCCGCGCCGGGGCTGCTCGCACTGGAGAACCGGTCACGGCTGGCGGAGGATCACGAGAACGCCGCCCGCCTCGCCGCGGGACTCGACGCCATCGACGGCCTGTCGGTGCCGACGCCCGAGACGAACATCGTCGTCGTCGACGTATCGGCGGCGCCGTTCGACGCCGGGGCGTTCGTCGACGCCTGCGCCGAGCGCGGGGTCGGAAGTGGCGCCATCGACGGCGCGCACGTCCGGTTCTGTACCCACCTCGACGTGGACCGCGAGGATATCGAAACGGCACTCGATCGGATCGAGTCGGTCGTTTACAGTTCGGGTTCGATGTAG
- a CDS encoding cation diffusion facilitator family transporter produces MAGSKSVVLAALVANGAIAVLKFVAFLLTGSPSMLSETYHSISDTGNQVFLLIGIRYSGKSPSSEHPFGYGKAQFFYSFLVSVLLFGIAGWESLKHGVEAIRHGHSATPGTVTFAGVTVDAVYVSVVVLLGAIAFESYAFVKANAELQQQIEEYGWSGLVEAFRSTSDVTTLTAFTEDAIALGGAVIALVGIGLSRVTGNPLYDAVSAALIGLLLMCFALALAWENKRLLLGESAPKGLEADFRALIREHPGVDHVDNFRTMFVGPSAILVAADVSFETGLETGAIDEDIDLIEGKLRDRDDRVRFAYIEPEL; encoded by the coding sequence ATGGCAGGCAGCAAGTCGGTCGTCCTCGCCGCACTCGTCGCGAACGGGGCCATCGCCGTCCTGAAATTCGTGGCCTTCCTCCTCACCGGGAGTCCCTCCATGCTCTCGGAGACGTACCACTCCATCTCCGATACGGGCAACCAGGTGTTTCTCCTGATCGGCATCCGCTACAGCGGGAAGTCGCCGAGCAGCGAGCATCCCTTCGGCTACGGCAAGGCGCAGTTTTTCTACAGCTTCCTCGTCTCCGTCCTCCTGTTCGGCATCGCGGGGTGGGAGAGCCTGAAACACGGCGTCGAGGCCATCCGCCACGGCCACTCGGCAACGCCGGGGACGGTGACGTTCGCGGGCGTCACCGTCGACGCCGTCTACGTGAGCGTCGTCGTCCTCCTCGGTGCCATCGCGTTCGAGTCGTACGCGTTCGTGAAGGCCAACGCCGAACTGCAACAGCAGATAGAGGAGTACGGCTGGTCGGGGCTGGTAGAGGCGTTCAGATCGACCAGCGACGTGACGACGCTCACTGCCTTCACCGAGGACGCCATCGCCCTCGGCGGCGCCGTCATCGCCCTCGTCGGCATCGGCCTCTCGCGCGTGACGGGTAACCCCCTCTACGACGCCGTCTCCGCCGCGCTCATCGGCCTCCTCCTCATGTGCTTTGCCCTCGCGCTGGCGTGGGAGAACAAACGACTCCTGCTGGGTGAGAGCGCGCCTAAAGGGCTCGAAGCCGACTTTCGGGCACTCATCCGGGAGCATCCGGGCGTCGACCACGTCGACAACTTCCGGACGATGTTCGTCGGCCCGTCGGCCATCCTCGTCGCCGCCGACGTGAGCTTCGAGACCGGCCTCGAAACCGGGGCCATCGACGAGGACATCGACCTGATCGAGGGGAAACTCCGGGACCGGGACGACCGCGTGCGTTTCGCCTACATCGAACCCGAACTGTAA
- a CDS encoding metallophosphoesterase produces the protein MLVVCSDTHGTDDARLAGRTREAVDAADLVIHAGDFTTTTVLDAFRDRANRLVAVHGNADGAGVRDRLPSAATTTYAGVRVAITHTERGGATALSLFGRQRGAALVVSGHTHRPTVDVPGTGPILLNPGSHADPRGYRPAHAELWAAGSDDAPETVAGAVASGLVGVLRTPEGEVIDRIRVPAEE, from the coding sequence ATGCTCGTCGTCTGCTCCGACACGCACGGCACCGACGACGCCCGTCTGGCCGGTCGCACCCGCGAGGCGGTCGACGCGGCGGACCTCGTGATCCACGCCGGCGACTTCACCACGACGACCGTCCTCGACGCGTTCCGGGACCGGGCCAACCGACTCGTGGCGGTCCACGGCAACGCCGACGGGGCGGGCGTTCGCGACCGCCTCCCGTCCGCCGCGACGACGACGTACGCGGGCGTCCGGGTTGCGATCACTCACACCGAACGCGGCGGAGCGACGGCGCTCTCGCTGTTCGGTCGCCAGCGGGGGGCCGCCCTCGTCGTCTCCGGGCACACCCATCGGCCGACGGTGGACGTACCCGGGACGGGGCCGATACTGCTCAATCCGGGAAGTCACGCCGATCCGCGGGGGTATCGCCCGGCCCACGCCGAACTGTGGGCGGCGGGGAGCGACGACGCACCCGAAACCGTCGCCGGCGCCGTCGCGTCCGGACTGGTCGGCGTCCTTCGCACGCCCGAGGGCGAGGTGATCGACCGGATTCGAGTGCCGGCGGAGGAGTGA
- a CDS encoding DUF7859 family protein, giving the protein MQATVLQFGGLLGDPIFLALVALMLLLVFFAYLLVRRTLLSLREGYDEGYR; this is encoded by the coding sequence ATGCAGGCGACCGTCCTCCAGTTCGGCGGCCTCCTCGGGGACCCAATCTTCCTCGCGCTGGTGGCACTGATGCTGTTGCTCGTCTTCTTCGCCTACCTGCTCGTCCGACGAACCCTCCTCTCGCTCCGTGAGGGGTACGACGAGGGGTACCGCTGA
- a CDS encoding inorganic phosphate transporter: MVATGTLLTFVVAALASLFMAWAIGAGSSGSTPFAAAVGANAISVMRAGFVVGLLGFAGAVLQGANVTEAVGTQLIGGVSLTATAAIVGLLTAAGLVAIGVFTGYPIATAFTVTGAVVGVGLALGGDPAWAKYRQIATLWVLTPFVGGGVAYTTARLLRAPSVPERYAVSLLGGLVGALVATIKFSLLGAEGESASIAAALGAGLPVGASVVTAVCALLVVAVLYRGLVTDPEATQRRFLLTLGGLVAFSAGGSQVGLAIGPLVPLLGDFSIPLPAVLAGGGIGLLLGSWTGAPRMIKALAQDYSSLGPRRSIAALIPSFAIAQAAVAFGIPVSFNEIVVSAIIGSGYAAGGGGVSRRKMLYTVLAWIGSLLLALVLGYGAFSAIDAL, from the coding sequence ATGGTCGCCACCGGTACACTGCTCACCTTCGTCGTCGCCGCGCTCGCCAGCCTCTTTATGGCGTGGGCCATCGGCGCCGGCTCCTCGGGATCGACGCCCTTTGCCGCCGCCGTCGGCGCGAACGCCATCTCCGTGATGCGTGCCGGCTTCGTCGTCGGCTTGCTCGGCTTCGCCGGTGCGGTGTTACAGGGGGCGAACGTCACGGAAGCGGTCGGCACCCAACTGATCGGTGGCGTCTCGCTCACCGCCACCGCGGCCATCGTCGGCTTGCTCACCGCCGCGGGTCTCGTCGCCATCGGCGTCTTCACCGGCTACCCCATCGCCACCGCCTTCACCGTCACCGGCGCCGTCGTCGGCGTCGGCCTCGCCCTCGGCGGCGACCCGGCGTGGGCGAAGTACCGCCAGATTGCGACGCTCTGGGTGCTCACACCCTTCGTCGGCGGCGGCGTCGCCTACACGACGGCCCGACTGCTCCGGGCCCCGTCCGTGCCCGAGCGCTACGCCGTCTCCCTGCTCGGTGGTCTCGTGGGCGCTCTCGTCGCCACCATCAAGTTCAGCCTCCTCGGCGCCGAAGGCGAATCGGCGTCCATCGCGGCCGCCCTCGGCGCCGGCCTCCCGGTCGGTGCCAGTGTCGTCACCGCCGTCTGTGCGCTCCTCGTCGTCGCCGTCCTCTACCGTGGCCTCGTGACCGATCCCGAGGCGACCCAGCGACGCTTCCTCCTCACGCTCGGCGGCCTCGTCGCCTTCTCGGCCGGCGGGAGTCAGGTCGGCCTGGCCATCGGCCCGCTGGTGCCCCTGCTGGGCGACTTCTCGATCCCCCTGCCGGCCGTCCTCGCCGGCGGCGGGATCGGCCTCCTGCTGGGCTCGTGGACCGGCGCGCCCCGTATGATCAAGGCGCTCGCACAGGACTACTCCTCGCTCGGTCCGCGGCGCTCCATCGCGGCGCTCATCCCCTCGTTCGCTATCGCCCAGGCCGCCGTCGCCTTCGGCATCCCCGTCTCGTTCAACGAAATCGTCGTCTCGGCGATCATCGGCTCCGGCTACGCCGCCGGCGGGGGTGGGGTCAGTCGTCGGAAGATGCTCTACACCGTCCTGGCCTGGATCGGATCGCTGCTGCTCGCGCTCGTACTCGGCTACGGCGCCTTCAGCGCCATCGACGCCCTCTAA
- a CDS encoding hemolysin family protein — protein sequence MGLSPTASAAGVGTPAQISDIVPLTDTTVTIGGSIAILFLIALSAFFSSSEIAMFSLARHRVESLVEDDIPGAAVVQELKADPHRLLITILVGNNIVNIAMSSIATGLFAIYLSQGEAVLAATFGITTLVLLFGESAPKSYAVENTESWALRIARPLKYSELALLPLVVVFDYLTRVVNRVTGGRSAIETTYVTRDEIQNMIQTGEREGVIEEEEREMFQRIFRFNRTIAKEVMTPRLDVTAVPKDATLDEAIETCVQSDHERIPVYEGNLDNIIGIVTLRDLIREKDYGEGQSDLTDVVQPTLHVPESKNVDELLEEIQDNRMRMVIVIDEFGTTEGLITLEDMVEEIVGDILEGDEEEPFEFVDEDVVIVRGEVNIDEVNEMLDLDLPEGEEFETLAGFVFNRAGRLVEEGEEIDYDSITIRIEQVDNTRIMKARLTIHDDEHEEPVDEAEAES from the coding sequence ATGGGTTTGTCGCCGACAGCGAGCGCCGCCGGGGTCGGGACTCCGGCGCAGATCTCCGATATCGTCCCGCTGACCGACACCACCGTCACCATCGGCGGCTCGATCGCGATCCTGTTTCTGATCGCGCTGTCGGCGTTTTTTTCCTCGTCCGAGATCGCGATGTTCTCGCTGGCCCGTCACCGCGTCGAATCGCTCGTCGAGGACGACATTCCGGGAGCGGCGGTCGTCCAGGAGTTGAAAGCCGACCCCCACCGGCTCCTGATCACGATCCTCGTCGGCAACAACATCGTCAACATCGCGATGTCCTCCATCGCGACCGGGCTGTTCGCCATCTACCTCTCGCAGGGGGAGGCGGTGCTCGCCGCAACCTTCGGCATCACGACGCTCGTCCTCCTGTTCGGCGAGAGCGCGCCCAAATCCTACGCGGTCGAGAACACGGAGTCGTGGGCGCTCCGGATCGCCCGCCCGCTCAAGTACTCGGAGCTCGCCTTGCTCCCGCTGGTGGTCGTCTTCGACTACCTGACACGCGTGGTCAACCGCGTGACCGGCGGTCGGTCGGCAATCGAGACCACGTACGTCACCCGCGACGAGATCCAGAACATGATCCAGACCGGGGAGCGCGAGGGCGTGATCGAGGAGGAAGAACGCGAGATGTTCCAGCGCATCTTCCGGTTCAACCGCACCATCGCCAAGGAGGTGATGACGCCGCGACTCGACGTGACCGCGGTGCCGAAAGACGCAACCCTCGACGAGGCCATCGAGACCTGCGTCCAGAGCGACCACGAGCGTATTCCGGTCTACGAGGGTAACCTGGACAACATCATCGGTATCGTCACCCTGCGTGATCTGATCCGCGAGAAGGATTACGGCGAAGGCCAGAGCGATCTGACGGACGTGGTCCAGCCGACCCTCCACGTCCCCGAATCGAAAAACGTCGACGAGCTGTTAGAGGAGATCCAGGACAACCGGATGCGGATGGTCATCGTCATCGACGAGTTCGGCACCACGGAGGGGCTGATAACGCTCGAGGACATGGTCGAGGAGATCGTCGGCGACATCCTCGAGGGCGACGAGGAGGAGCCGTTCGAGTTCGTCGACGAGGACGTGGTGATCGTCCGCGGCGAGGTCAACATCGACGAGGTAAACGAGATGCTCGACCTCGACCTGCCGGAAGGCGAGGAGTTCGAGACGCTCGCGGGTTTCGTCTTCAACCGCGCCGGCCGCCTCGTCGAGGAGGGCGAAGAGATCGACTACGACAGCATCACCATCCGGATCGAGCAGGTTGACAACACCCGGATCATGAAGGCCCGACTCACGATCCACGACGACGAGCATGAGGAACCGGTCGACGAGGCGGAAGCCGAGAGTTAG
- a CDS encoding glutathione S-transferase N-terminal domain-containing protein, translated as MSDSDPPITLYRLQACPYCERVVRTLDDLGLDYTSRFVEPMHSERNVVKRVAGSRPVPAIVDERTGVTMSESANVVEYLESTYGSGLVAGGDD; from the coding sequence ATGTCCGACAGCGACCCGCCGATTACCCTGTATCGCCTACAGGCGTGTCCGTACTGCGAACGCGTCGTCCGGACGCTCGACGACCTGGGCCTCGACTACACCTCGCGGTTCGTCGAACCGATGCACTCCGAACGCAACGTGGTCAAACGGGTCGCCGGCTCCCGCCCCGTCCCGGCCATCGTCGACGAACGCACCGGCGTCACGATGTCCGAGTCGGCGAACGTGGTCGAGTATCTCGAATCCACCTACGGCTCCGGTCTGGTGGCGGGAGGTGACGACTGA
- a CDS encoding redoxin domain-containing protein gives MVDFDVVSLPETDHVAEGEQAPDFTRPLVNDEFWADASLSELTDEGPVCLVFYPMDGAFPATYIWNELRDRALEDHITVVGVSISTPYAHKRLIEERGMAYDLFSDPANGVAEAYGVANDLDGMAGISEPRPATFLIDEDRTVRYVWVAAEWPDFPPYDELEHEIRALVD, from the coding sequence ATGGTCGATTTCGACGTCGTCTCCCTCCCCGAAACCGACCACGTCGCCGAAGGCGAGCAGGCGCCCGACTTCACCCGTCCGCTCGTCAACGACGAGTTCTGGGCGGACGCCTCGCTCTCGGAACTGACCGACGAGGGCCCCGTCTGTCTGGTCTTCTACCCGATGGACGGCGCGTTCCCCGCGACGTACATCTGGAACGAGCTCCGGGACCGCGCTCTCGAAGATCACATCACCGTCGTCGGCGTCTCCATCTCCACGCCCTACGCCCACAAACGGCTCATCGAGGAGCGCGGGATGGCGTACGACCTCTTTTCGGACCCCGCGAACGGCGTCGCCGAGGCGTACGGCGTCGCCAACGACCTCGACGGGATGGCCGGTATCTCGGAACCCCGGCCGGCCACCTTCCTGATCGACGAGGATCGCACCGTTCGGTACGTGTGGGTGGCTGCGGAGTGGCCCGACTTCCCGCCCTACGACGAACTGGAACACGAGATTCGGGCGCTCGTCGACTGA
- a CDS encoding L-threonylcarbamoyladenylate synthase, with protein MTADDTHDEASLADAAAAVREGRAVVYPTETVYGLGADATDPDAVERVFGLKRRSRANPLSLGVPSVDAALDYTRPTAVEEQFMRRFLPGPVTVVVERRPSLPDVLTAGRDRVGVRVPDHETALDLLERAPPLTATSANRSGSPSVTRISALDDRIRDGVAVVVDGGETPGTESTVVDPGAGVIHRRGAMADDIDAWLETQ; from the coding sequence ATGACTGCCGACGATACGCACGACGAAGCGTCGCTCGCCGACGCTGCCGCCGCCGTTCGCGAGGGCCGCGCCGTCGTCTACCCGACCGAGACGGTGTACGGACTCGGCGCCGACGCCACCGATCCCGACGCGGTCGAACGGGTGTTCGGCCTGAAGCGCCGGTCGCGGGCGAACCCGCTCTCGCTCGGCGTCCCCTCCGTCGACGCCGCCCTCGACTACACCCGGCCGACCGCGGTGGAAGAGCAGTTCATGCGCCGCTTTCTCCCCGGTCCCGTGACCGTCGTCGTCGAACGCCGTCCCTCGCTCCCCGACGTACTCACCGCCGGTCGGGACCGAGTCGGGGTGCGCGTCCCCGACCACGAGACGGCGCTCGACCTTCTCGAACGGGCGCCACCCCTGACGGCCACCAGCGCCAACCGGTCCGGGTCGCCGAGCGTCACCCGCATTTCCGCGCTCGACGACCGCATCCGCGACGGCGTCGCCGTCGTCGTCGACGGCGGCGAGACGCCCGGGACCGAAAGCACCGTCGTCGACCCCGGCGCGGGCGTGATCCACCGCCGCGGCGCGATGGCCGACGACATCGATGCGTGGTTAGAGACCCAGTAA